In a single window of the Desulfobacterales bacterium genome:
- the murA gene encoding UDP-N-acetylglucosamine 1-carboxyvinyltransferase has translation MDKIVIEGGRTLQGEVTISGAKNAALPILVSSLLTDGENTYSNVPNLQDIQTIKLLLANLGARTESDGSNVRIDASGLCNHEAPYDLVRKMRASILVLGPLVARLKRARVSLPGGCSIGERPINLHLKGLRQLGATIELAHGYVEASAERLVGDEIYFDIPTVTGTENLMMAAVLAEGVTVLQNAAREPEIIALADTLNKMGAKVQGAGTSVITITGVSALHPASVAVIPDRIETGTFMVAAALTGGDITIQGCRPEHLEAVIHKLGQSGAIISTSKNSMRVLGSGDIASVDFKTLPYPGFPTDMQAQVMVLMSVAGGLSMIVESIFENRFIHVSELKRMGADITISGNTAMVKGVPHLSAAPVMATDLRASASLILAGLIAKGKTEVNRVYHLDRGYEGIEEKFSRLGAAIRRVK, from the coding sequence CCCATCCTGGTGTCCTCGCTGCTGACGGATGGAGAGAACACGTACAGCAATGTCCCCAACCTTCAGGACATCCAGACCATCAAGCTGCTCCTGGCCAATTTAGGCGCACGGACTGAATCCGACGGCAGCAACGTGCGGATTGATGCCAGCGGATTGTGCAACCACGAAGCCCCCTATGACCTGGTGCGAAAAATGCGAGCGTCCATCCTGGTGCTGGGGCCCCTGGTGGCAAGGCTTAAACGGGCGCGGGTGTCGCTGCCCGGCGGCTGTTCCATCGGCGAGCGGCCGATCAATCTGCATTTAAAAGGACTCCGGCAGCTGGGCGCTACGATTGAACTGGCCCATGGCTATGTCGAAGCATCGGCGGAGCGGTTGGTGGGCGATGAAATATATTTTGATATTCCCACGGTAACCGGCACCGAAAATTTAATGATGGCCGCGGTCCTGGCCGAAGGTGTGACCGTGCTGCAAAATGCCGCTCGCGAACCCGAGATAATCGCACTGGCGGATACCCTCAATAAGATGGGGGCAAAGGTGCAGGGGGCCGGCACTTCGGTCATTACCATAACAGGGGTATCGGCGCTGCATCCGGCGTCCGTTGCCGTTATACCGGACCGGATCGAAACCGGGACGTTCATGGTTGCGGCAGCCCTGACCGGCGGCGATATTACCATCCAGGGCTGCCGGCCGGAGCATCTTGAAGCCGTCATCCACAAGCTCGGCCAGAGCGGCGCCATCATATCGACTTCAAAAAATTCAATGCGGGTCTTGGGGTCGGGTGACATTGCCAGCGTTGATTTTAAAACGCTCCCCTATCCGGGGTTTCCCACCGATATGCAGGCCCAGGTTATGGTGCTCATGTCCGTTGCCGGCGGGTTGAGCATGATTGTGGAGAGTATTTTTGAAAACCGGTTTATCCATGTCAGCGAGCTCAAGCGGATGGGGGCTGATATCACCATTTCCGGCAATACCGCCATGGTAAAAGGGGTACCGCATCTTTCGGCCGCGCCGGTGATGGCAACCGATCTGAGGGCAAGCGCGTCCCTGATTCTGGCCGGCCTGATTGCAAAGGGCAAAACCGAGGTCAATCGCGTCTATCATCTCGACCGCGGATATGAGGGCATCGAGGAAAAATTTTCACGATTGGGGGCGGCGATACGGCGGGTCAAGTAG